Proteins encoded within one genomic window of bacterium:
- a CDS encoding transcriptional repressor: protein MLAPGMRRTAQRTLVYNAIVRLGGHCTADEIASELHETRPGFPRSTVYRALEALTASGSVYAAHLGEGPTYYELATGDHHHAVCQVCGGVLHIQEELVSALEKHLEEGHHFRPVRTEVLVVGICDTCSRTPGRKTARRRTIDPHFHFA, encoded by the coding sequence ATGCTCGCCCCAGGCATGCGGCGCACGGCGCAGCGGACCCTGGTCTACAACGCCATCGTCCGGCTCGGAGGTCACTGCACGGCGGATGAGATCGCCTCCGAGCTGCACGAGACCAGGCCCGGCTTTCCCCGCAGCACGGTCTATCGGGCGCTGGAGGCGCTCACGGCGTCGGGCTCGGTCTACGCGGCCCACCTCGGCGAGGGCCCGACCTACTACGAGCTCGCGACCGGCGACCACCACCACGCGGTCTGCCAGGTTTGCGGCGGGGTGCTGCACATCCAGGAAGAGCTGGTCAGCGCGCTCGAGAAGCACCTCGAGGAGGGTCATCATTTCAGGCCCGTGCGCACCGAGGTGCTGGTGGTCGGAATTTGCGACACGTGCTCGCGCACTCCTGGCCGCAAGACCGCGCGCCGGCGCACCATCGACCCGCATTTCCACTTCGCTTGA
- a CDS encoding aminopeptidase P family protein, translating into MAHTAFASSALTSPAAAATTKLADVRAWMAKHDLRAVYVTRPVSIAYLTGFLAEPHERLMALAVRPDGATLIVPAIEQEKAERHAEGAEVVSWRDGDDPYELVSGALGKSPRLGVEKEHLTLRAAEALRERSGAGELVDVAPVIRRLRLIKGPAEVDRLQRAAAITDRVTDEVFGGLRAGLSELEVALRLGAAIGAAGGVLAFESIAASGPNSALPHAVASGRRLAAGDLVLLDFGAAFEGYHADTTRMGVVGEPAERQRAMHQLVLDAHDAAIAAVRAGTTTGAVDAAARRVIEAAGFGDRFLHRIGHGLGLEIHEDPSLDPGSQTVLEPGMVFTVEPGVYFPGWGGIRIEDDVVVEEQGCRVLTTADRSLRVIPSL; encoded by the coding sequence ATGGCTCATACAGCGTTCGCATCGTCGGCATTGACTAGCCCCGCGGCCGCCGCCACGACCAAGCTGGCGGACGTCCGTGCGTGGATGGCGAAGCACGATCTGAGGGCCGTCTATGTCACCCGCCCGGTCTCCATCGCCTACCTGACGGGCTTTCTCGCCGAGCCACATGAGCGCCTGATGGCGCTCGCCGTGCGGCCCGATGGGGCCACCTTGATCGTTCCCGCCATCGAGCAGGAGAAGGCCGAGCGTCATGCTGAGGGCGCTGAGGTGGTCTCCTGGCGCGACGGCGACGACCCTTACGAGCTGGTCAGCGGCGCACTCGGGAAGTCCCCGCGTCTCGGAGTCGAGAAAGAGCATCTCACCCTGCGTGCGGCTGAAGCCCTTCGCGAGCGGTCCGGCGCCGGCGAGCTGGTCGACGTGGCCCCCGTGATCCGCCGTCTGCGCCTGATCAAGGGCCCCGCCGAGGTGGACAGGCTGCAGCGCGCCGCCGCGATCACCGATCGCGTCACCGACGAGGTGTTCGGCGGGTTGCGGGCGGGGCTGTCGGAGCTCGAGGTCGCGTTGCGGCTCGGCGCGGCCATCGGCGCGGCAGGCGGGGTGCTGGCCTTCGAATCGATCGCCGCGTCGGGCCCCAACTCAGCGCTTCCGCACGCGGTCGCGTCGGGCCGCCGGCTCGCCGCCGGGGACCTCGTCCTGCTCGACTTCGGCGCCGCGTTCGAGGGCTACCACGCGGACACGACGCGGATGGGGGTCGTCGGCGAGCCGGCCGAGCGGCAGCGGGCGATGCATCAACTGGTCCTCGACGCGCACGACGCCGCGATCGCCGCGGTGCGAGCCGGGACGACGACCGGCGCGGTCGATGCGGCGGCACGCAGGGTGATCGAGGCCGCCGGGTTCGGCGACCGTTTCCTCCATCGCATCGGGCACGGCCTGGGCTTGGAGATCCACGAAGATCCGAGCCTCGACCCCGGCTCCCAGACGGTGCTCGAGCCGGGGATGGTGTTCACCGTCGAGCCCGGTGTCTACTTTCCCGGGTGGGGCGGCATTCGCATCGAGGACGACGTGGTCGTCGAAGAGCAGGGCTGTCGCGTTCTGACCACAGCCGACCGGTCACTGCGGGTCATCCCCTCGCTCTGA
- the greA gene encoding transcription elongation factor GreA yields the protein MTNDVHITPEGLEAVEKELDELVRVKRPAIAAKIKAAREFGDLSENFEYHAAKNEQGFIEARINDLEAIVKNHVLIEAKAPTGVVDMGSTVRFTEDGADAETYRIVGPAEADPKAGRVSYESALGKALIGHRVGEEVEIKTPNGSYSVRIVGID from the coding sequence ATGACCAACGACGTTCACATCACACCTGAGGGCCTGGAGGCCGTGGAGAAGGAGCTCGACGAGCTCGTGCGAGTCAAGCGGCCGGCGATCGCGGCGAAGATCAAGGCCGCCCGTGAGTTCGGCGATCTTTCGGAGAACTTCGAATACCACGCCGCCAAGAACGAGCAGGGCTTCATCGAAGCCCGGATCAACGACCTGGAGGCGATCGTCAAGAACCACGTCCTGATCGAGGCCAAAGCGCCGACGGGCGTGGTCGACATGGGCAGCACGGTGCGCTTCACCGAGGACGGGGCGGACGCGGAGACCTATCGCATCGTCGGTCCCGCCGAGGCCGATCCCAAAGCCGGTCGCGTCAGCTACGAGTCCGCGCTGGGCAAGGCGCTGATCGGCCATCGCGTGGGAGAGGAGGTCGAGATCAAGACTCCCAATGGCTCATACAGCGTTCGCATCGTCGGCATTGACTAG
- a CDS encoding DUF488 domain-containing protein → MLTIGHSTRTLDEFVDLLRHHGVERLVDVRTVPASRRLPHFAKASLQRSLPASGIDYRHLPALGGLRKPKRDSVNAGWRNPSFRGYADYMQEDAFWQALAELVELAGARRTAIMCAEAVPWRCHRSLISDALTVRGIEVRHITGRKEGALHSLTPFARVEAGRITYPPPDTLPL, encoded by the coding sequence TTGCTGACCATCGGGCATTCGACCCGGACGCTCGACGAATTCGTCGACCTGCTGCGCCACCACGGCGTCGAGCGCCTGGTCGACGTTCGCACCGTTCCCGCATCGCGGCGGCTCCCCCACTTTGCGAAGGCCTCGCTCCAACGCTCGCTGCCGGCGAGCGGCATCGACTACCGGCACCTGCCCGCCCTCGGGGGGTTGCGGAAGCCAAAGCGGGATTCGGTGAATGCCGGCTGGCGCAACCCTTCATTTCGCGGTTATGCCGACTACATGCAGGAGGACGCGTTCTGGCAGGCTCTCGCCGAGCTGGTGGAGCTGGCCGGCGCGCGGCGCACCGCGATCATGTGCGCGGAGGCGGTGCCCTGGCGCTGCCATCGCTCGCTGATTTCCGACGCGCTGACTGTGCGGGGCATCGAGGTGAGGCACATCACCGGCAGGAAAGAGGGGGCCCTGCACTCGCTGACACCGTTCGCACGTGTCGAAGCCGGGCGCATCACCTATCCCCCGCCGGATACACTCCCGCTCTGA
- a CDS encoding RNA polymerase sigma factor translates to MELRRYKVPGPGVGSDVEGSQYHESALLADRPPFEDLYRDYLGRIYAYVRAQVGSSADAEDITAVVFMNAYLAYARFEARNATPAAWLFRIARNATLDHFRAHGRRERLRRTIEHQPVAGEDPAGMAEERMRYRALLQHVARLPERQRDAISLRHSGLSFEEVGRLMSCSEDAAKMLYHRALKALREAVDRGGE, encoded by the coding sequence ATCGAGCTGAGGCGTTACAAGGTCCCCGGGCCGGGCGTTGGCTCAGATGTTGAAGGCAGCCAATACCATGAATCGGCCTTGCTCGCCGACCGGCCGCCGTTCGAGGACCTGTACCGCGACTACCTGGGTCGCATCTACGCCTACGTCCGGGCGCAGGTGGGGAGCTCGGCCGACGCCGAGGACATCACGGCCGTGGTGTTCATGAACGCATACCTGGCATACGCGCGCTTCGAGGCCCGCAACGCCACGCCGGCGGCGTGGCTGTTCCGCATCGCCCGCAACGCGACGCTCGACCACTTTCGCGCCCACGGGCGGCGCGAGCGGCTGCGCCGGACCATTGAGCACCAGCCCGTCGCCGGTGAGGACCCGGCGGGCATGGCCGAGGAGCGGATGCGGTACCGCGCCCTGCTGCAGCACGTGGCGCGCCTGCCGGAGAGGCAGCGTGACGCGATCTCCCTGCGCCATTCCGGGCTCAGTTTCGAGGAGGTCGGGAGGCTGATGAGCTGCAGTGAGGACGCCGCCAAGATGCTGTATCACCGCGCCCTGAAGGCGCTGCGTGAGGCGGTCGACAGGGGGGGCGAGTGA
- a CDS encoding glycerophosphodiester phosphodiesterase: MTPSIRARYEVAHDDGRPLIGGHRGNPAQHPENTMRSFRSAIAAGCDLIECDVHLSSDGRLVVIHDHTLDRTTNGTGLVRDHTASELRRLDAGEGEKIPLLQEVVELALGKVGLVIELKQGPVQYPGLEDKLVAMLRQLGAVAECAAVSFHHPSIRQLRAMEPRLQLGILVGARPVNPARMLRDAGADVYSPHWGATDPQLVQEVHAAGGAVGVWTVDDEAAVAWCKLCKPDSIFTNRPVEVGAALHA; this comes from the coding sequence TTGACTCCATCGATCCGCGCACGCTACGAGGTCGCTCACGACGACGGCCGTCCCCTTATCGGCGGCCACCGCGGCAACCCTGCCCAGCACCCCGAAAACACCATGCGGTCGTTTCGCTCGGCCATTGCCGCGGGCTGCGATCTGATCGAATGCGACGTCCACCTGTCGTCTGACGGACGGCTGGTCGTCATCCACGACCACACGCTCGATCGCACGACCAACGGCACGGGCCTGGTCCGCGACCACACCGCGTCCGAGCTTCGCCGGTTGGACGCCGGTGAAGGCGAGAAGATCCCCCTGCTCCAGGAGGTGGTCGAGCTGGCGCTCGGCAAGGTCGGTCTGGTGATCGAGCTCAAGCAGGGACCCGTCCAGTACCCCGGCCTGGAGGACAAGCTGGTGGCCATGCTGCGCCAGCTCGGGGCTGTCGCCGAGTGCGCCGCCGTCTCTTTCCATCACCCCTCGATCCGGCAGCTGCGGGCGATGGAGCCGAGATTGCAGCTCGGGATCCTGGTCGGCGCGCGGCCGGTCAACCCGGCTCGCATGCTGCGGGACGCCGGCGCCGACGTCTACTCGCCCCACTGGGGGGCCACCGACCCGCAGCTCGTCCAGGAGGTCCACGCCGCCGGCGGCGCCGTGGGCGTGTGGACGGTCGATGACGAGGCGGCGGTGGCCTGGTGCAAGCTCTGCAAGCCGGACTCGATCTTCACCAACCGGCCGGTCGAGGTCGGCGCCGCCCTCCACGCCTGA
- a CDS encoding magnesium chelatase, with the protein MTPVQPRTIGELRDSGHQREGVKQEMRRNLLTRLRSGEPLLAGIVGYDDTVLPQLANAIISGHDVIMLGERGQAKSRIMRSLVSFLDPTVPAVAGCEISDHPYAPICRRCLDLVARDGDGVEVEWIDRDRRYGEKLATPDISIADLIGEVDPIKVAEGRYLADELTIHYGLLPRTNRGIFGINELPDLAERIQVGLLNIMEEKDVQIRGYRVRLPLDLFVIASANPEDYTSRGRIITPLKDRFGSQVRTHYPLSIGEEMQIMEAERHPVPEDFEVILPTFMKEIVAELTHLARRSPHISQSSGVSVRMSIANFENLASNSVRRAARLGESLAVPRITDLAFLTSSTTGRVEIEALDEGKEEQVLSRLERGAVSAVFSRYFSASQFDGIVAHFEEGSMLEVGEGIPARTYTRTIGELPEMATALRKLGLPDRPEVRASVLEFLLEGLHLNKRLNKDEVEGRAVYRR; encoded by the coding sequence GTGACCCCGGTCCAGCCGCGGACCATCGGCGAGCTGCGCGACAGCGGGCACCAGCGCGAAGGCGTCAAGCAGGAGATGCGCCGCAACCTGCTGACCCGGCTTCGCTCGGGCGAGCCGTTGCTCGCGGGCATCGTCGGCTACGACGACACGGTCCTGCCGCAGCTGGCCAACGCCATCATCTCCGGCCACGACGTCATCATGCTCGGCGAGCGGGGGCAGGCGAAGAGCCGGATCATGCGCTCGCTGGTCTCGTTCCTCGACCCCACCGTGCCGGCGGTCGCGGGCTGTGAGATCAGCGACCACCCTTACGCGCCCATATGCCGGCGTTGCCTGGACCTGGTGGCCAGGGATGGGGACGGGGTCGAGGTCGAGTGGATTGACCGCGACCGGCGGTATGGGGAGAAGCTGGCGACGCCGGACATCTCCATCGCCGACCTCATCGGCGAGGTCGATCCGATCAAGGTCGCGGAGGGTCGCTACCTGGCTGACGAGCTGACCATCCACTACGGTCTCCTGCCTCGCACCAACCGCGGGATCTTCGGCATCAACGAGCTGCCGGACCTGGCGGAGCGAATCCAGGTCGGCCTGCTCAACATCATGGAAGAGAAAGACGTGCAGATCCGTGGCTACCGCGTCCGCCTTCCGCTCGACCTCTTCGTCATCGCGAGCGCGAACCCCGAGGACTACACCTCGCGCGGCCGCATCATCACCCCGCTCAAGGACCGGTTCGGTTCGCAGGTGCGCACGCACTACCCGCTGAGCATCGGCGAGGAGATGCAGATCATGGAGGCGGAGCGGCACCCGGTCCCGGAGGACTTCGAGGTGATCCTGCCCACCTTCATGAAGGAGATCGTGGCCGAGCTCACCCACCTCGCGCGCCGCAGCCCGCACATCTCTCAATCGTCCGGCGTGTCGGTGCGCATGTCGATCGCCAACTTCGAGAACCTCGCCAGCAACTCCGTCCGCCGCGCCGCCCGCCTTGGCGAATCCCTGGCCGTGCCGCGCATCACCGACCTCGCGTTCCTCACCTCCTCGACCACCGGCCGCGTGGAGATCGAGGCGCTCGACGAAGGCAAGGAGGAGCAGGTGCTCTCGCGCCTGGAGCGCGGCGCGGTCAGCGCCGTGTTCAGCCGCTATTTCTCGGCCTCGCAGTTCGACGGCATCGTCGCTCACTTCGAGGAAGGCAGCATGCTCGAGGTCGGCGAAGGGATCCCCGCGCGCACGTACACGCGGACCATCGGCGAGCTGCCCGAGATGGCGACGGCATTGAGGAAGCTCGGACTGCCGGACCGGCCCGAGGTGCGAGCCTCCGTGCTCGAGTTCCTGCTCGAGGGCCTGCACCTGAACAAGAGGTTGAACAAGGACGAGGTCGAGGGCCGCGCCGTCTACCGTCGCTAG
- a CDS encoding DinB family protein, whose protein sequence is MELEEDMPAADVVLLMSSVPERIGDLVYGLDEARLKYRHGPAFPTLGGLIGHLLEAGSKVDSLLRHAHLDGKMTADVRAAIDPGQDPEGERPLQEGLEDFARVRRRTVDLLHGWGKSEWERTISDPRGGGLSLLEVCRLVARHEMGHIAQIRNLTVLLPEPQDLGPRRPAGPTGD, encoded by the coding sequence GTGGAACTGGAGGAGGACATGCCCGCGGCGGACGTGGTCCTGCTGATGAGCTCCGTGCCTGAGCGCATCGGCGACCTCGTCTACGGCCTGGACGAGGCGCGACTGAAGTACCGCCACGGCCCCGCCTTCCCCACTCTCGGCGGGCTGATCGGCCACCTGCTGGAGGCGGGCTCGAAGGTCGACTCGCTGTTGCGGCACGCCCACCTCGACGGCAAGATGACGGCCGACGTCCGGGCGGCCATCGACCCGGGCCAGGACCCCGAGGGGGAACGTCCGCTGCAGGAGGGGCTCGAGGACTTCGCGCGCGTTCGCCGCCGGACGGTGGATCTCCTGCACGGTTGGGGTAAGAGCGAGTGGGAGCGCACGATCAGCGACCCACGCGGCGGCGGCCTCTCCCTGCTCGAGGTCTGCCGCTTGGTGGCGCGGCACGAGATGGGCCACATCGCACAGATCCGCAACCTCACGGTCCTGCTGCCCGAACCGCAGGACCTCGGACCCCGCCGGCCGGCCGGACCCACCGGCGACTGA
- a CDS encoding EVE domain-containing protein, translating into MVVSSPDNFRKTREHGFTIQGLKSRHRRRVETMRVGDRVIYYVTGRMAFAATVTIASPMYEDHTPIWRSARRDEDYPWRVHIRSDIVLEDADWVPAKDLAYRLDYVRKWPPEHWTLAFQGHIHALPRNDFAILEDEIARSARSKRPLAG; encoded by the coding sequence ATGGTGGTCAGCTCGCCGGACAACTTCCGCAAGACCCGCGAGCACGGGTTCACGATCCAGGGCCTGAAGAGCCGGCACCGGCGTCGGGTCGAAACGATGCGGGTCGGCGACCGGGTCATCTACTACGTGACCGGCCGCATGGCGTTCGCGGCGACGGTGACCATCGCCTCGCCGATGTATGAGGACCACACGCCCATCTGGCGGTCGGCCCGCCGCGACGAGGACTACCCGTGGCGCGTCCACATCCGCTCCGACATCGTGCTCGAAGATGCGGATTGGGTGCCCGCCAAGGATCTGGCCTACCGCCTCGACTACGTGCGCAAGTGGCCGCCCGAACACTGGACGCTTGCGTTTCAGGGCCACATCCACGCGCTGCCGCGCAACGATTTCGCCATCCTCGAGGACGAGATCGCGCGCAGCGCGCGCAGCAAAAGGCCGCTCGCCGGCTGA
- a CDS encoding sigma-70 family RNA polymerase sigma factor, translating to MMAGVNSDEESFEALFTAEYARVAGIANRVLADPHEAEDVAQEVFIDFHRLHSAGARYAPAWLHRAAAHAALNRLRGARRRQRRELAQAADENAQAVDPQEQLELSEDRRRVRQALSRLAPKPAAVLVLRASGLSYAEVAQALGVGIGQVGTLLRRAEAALRKEVTGGSSV from the coding sequence ATGATGGCGGGCGTGAATAGCGACGAGGAGTCGTTCGAAGCCCTCTTCACGGCTGAATACGCGCGTGTCGCCGGCATCGCCAATCGCGTCCTTGCCGATCCGCATGAGGCCGAAGACGTGGCGCAGGAGGTGTTCATCGACTTCCACCGGCTTCACTCGGCCGGCGCCCGGTACGCCCCGGCCTGGCTGCACCGCGCCGCCGCGCACGCCGCGCTCAACCGCCTGCGTGGCGCCCGGCGCCGGCAACGGCGCGAGCTGGCGCAGGCTGCTGACGAGAACGCCCAAGCCGTGGATCCACAGGAGCAGCTCGAGCTGAGCGAGGATCGGCGCCGGGTTCGCCAGGCGCTGAGCCGCCTCGCACCCAAACCGGCCGCCGTGCTCGTGCTTCGCGCCAGCGGTCTCAGCTATGCCGAGGTGGCCCAGGCACTCGGCGTCGGAATCGGCCAGGTCGGCACATTGTTGAGACGCGCCGAAGCCGCGTTGCGCAAGGAGGTTACCGGTGGCTCATCTGTCTGA
- a CDS encoding ABC transporter ATP-binding protein — MAEAAPVPDAAALRRAAAGTPAIHTVDLSKRFGRTVALAGLSMTVPRGEVFGFLGPNGAGKTTSVKLLLGLLTPSSGEAWLLGRPIGDLHTRRRIGYLPELFRYQGWLAAREVLALHCELAPLPRSSWQDEIATALDTVGLSERANDRVSTYSKGMQQRLGLAAALLGEPELVFLDEPTSALDPVGRHDVREIIRGLASRGTAVFLNSHLLSEVEQVCDRVAVMDHGRVIASGTMDELLSGTAVKVRATGLGDAAKGKLSSFGHVDDEGDQLTFTNLTPERVPDLVSAIVELGGRVYEVAPRHQTLEDRFLQLLEDEEG; from the coding sequence GTGGCTGAGGCAGCACCGGTCCCGGACGCGGCCGCTCTCCGGCGGGCGGCCGCCGGCACGCCGGCCATCCACACCGTCGACCTTTCCAAGCGCTTCGGGCGCACGGTCGCGCTGGCGGGGCTCTCGATGACGGTGCCGCGGGGCGAGGTCTTCGGCTTCTTAGGCCCCAACGGCGCGGGCAAGACCACGTCGGTGAAGCTGCTGCTCGGGCTGCTCACCCCCAGCTCCGGCGAGGCGTGGCTGCTGGGCCGGCCGATCGGCGATCTGCACACCCGCCGCCGCATCGGCTACCTGCCCGAACTCTTCCGCTACCAGGGCTGGCTTGCCGCGCGCGAGGTGCTCGCGCTCCACTGCGAGCTGGCCCCGCTCCCGCGTTCCAGCTGGCAGGACGAGATCGCGACCGCGCTCGACACGGTCGGGCTGAGCGAGCGCGCGAACGATCGCGTGAGCACCTACTCCAAGGGCATGCAGCAGCGCCTCGGCCTCGCCGCGGCGCTCCTGGGCGAACCCGAGCTCGTCTTTCTCGACGAGCCCACCTCGGCGCTGGACCCGGTCGGCCGGCACGACGTGCGCGAGATCATCCGCGGCCTGGCGTCGCGCGGCACCGCCGTCTTCCTCAACTCACACCTCCTCAGCGAGGTCGAGCAGGTGTGCGACCGGGTGGCAGTGATGGACCACGGCCGCGTGATCGCTTCGGGGACCATGGACGAGCTGCTCAGCGGCACCGCCGTGAAGGTCAGGGCGACCGGGCTCGGCGACGCTGCCAAGGGAAAGCTGTCGAGCTTCGGACACGTCGACGACGAGGGCGACCAGCTGACCTTCACGAACCTGACTCCCGAGCGCGTGCCCGACCTGGTGTCGGCGATCGTCGAGCTGGGCGGACGGGTCTATGAGGTCGCGCCCCGCCACCAGACGCTGGAGGATCGCTTCCTGCAGCTTCTCGAAGACGAGGAGGGATGA
- a CDS encoding ABC transporter permease — MTVPPVLVVARLTVQEASRRRLLLALVILTLVIVGFSAWGFHKITTVRHGDGLLLPHEEVVLISSQLLIVVTFMYSGVLALSAAVVAGPLISSEVESGLLLSMLARPLRRSEVVIGKWLGLAVLVGIYAAGSAFLELTAVNWATGYLPPHPVQLVVFVGTEGLALLSLGLLLSTRLSGITGGVIALVAWLIGWIGGIVGDIGAGLQNQAIQNVGVISHLLLPTDGLWRGAVYAMEPDAVLASLRAAGTVGRANPFAAVDPPPVAFLTWVVVWFALMFTLSIWSFRTREI, encoded by the coding sequence ATGACGGTGCCGCCGGTCCTGGTCGTCGCCCGCCTCACGGTCCAGGAGGCCTCACGCCGCCGGCTGCTCCTGGCGCTCGTCATCCTGACGCTGGTCATCGTCGGCTTCTCCGCCTGGGGCTTCCACAAGATCACGACCGTCAGGCATGGCGACGGCTTGCTGCTGCCGCACGAGGAGGTGGTCCTGATCTCCTCTCAGCTGCTGATCGTCGTCACCTTCATGTACAGCGGGGTGCTGGCGCTGAGCGCGGCGGTGGTGGCCGGGCCGCTCATCTCGAGCGAGGTCGAAAGCGGTCTTCTGCTCTCGATGCTCGCGCGTCCGCTGCGCCGAAGCGAAGTGGTGATCGGCAAATGGCTCGGGCTTGCGGTGCTGGTCGGGATCTATGCCGCGGGTTCGGCGTTCCTCGAGCTCACCGCCGTCAATTGGGCGACAGGCTACCTGCCACCTCACCCGGTCCAGCTGGTCGTGTTCGTCGGGACCGAGGGCCTGGCCCTTCTCTCGCTGGGCCTGCTCCTGTCGACTCGCCTGTCCGGGATCACCGGTGGAGTGATCGCGCTTGTGGCCTGGCTGATCGGCTGGATCGGGGGCATCGTCGGAGACATCGGCGCCGGGCTGCAGAACCAGGCGATCCAGAACGTCGGCGTCATCAGCCACCTGCTGCTGCCCACGGACGGGCTGTGGCGAGGCGCCGTCTATGCGATGGAGCCCGACGCGGTGCTGGCGTCGCTCCGGGCCGCGGGCACCGTCGGGCGCGCCAATCCGTTCGCCGCCGTCGACCCTCCTCCCGTCGCCTTCCTGACCTGGGTCGTGGTGTGGTTCGCGCTCATGTTCACGCTGAGCATCTGGAGCTTCCGAACGCGCGAGATCTAG
- a CDS encoding Glu/Leu/Phe/Val dehydrogenase produces MSAAELKPVVEADEWRTAQSQFDTAAEIIKLEPWLREVLREVQREFTCNFPVKLDDGSLRIFTGYRVQHNINRGPAKGGIRYHPDVSLNEVKALAMWMTWKCATVNIPFGGAKGGIIVNPKELSLNELEHMTRRFATEISILIGSDRDIPAPDVNTDGQTMAWIMDTLSMHLGYSVPASVTGKPIEVGGSLGRIEATGRGVTICAAAALDHLGRHPHQTRVAVQGFGNVGSVSAKLLEEAGCTVVAVSEDYGGIYNPLGLSIKRVLEYRAREKTLKGFPGAQEIGNQELLGVDCDLLVPAAIGNQLTSRNARDVKAKLIVEGANGPTTPEADAIFRERDIFLVPDILANAGGVTVSYFEWVQDLQSFFWSEHEVNQKLTAILTRAFAEVLKTKLERKLDMRMAAYVQAVSRVAGATRERGLYP; encoded by the coding sequence ATGAGCGCTGCAGAGTTGAAGCCGGTCGTTGAAGCGGATGAATGGCGCACTGCCCAGTCGCAGTTCGACACCGCCGCGGAGATCATCAAGCTCGAGCCCTGGCTGCGTGAGGTCCTGCGCGAGGTCCAGCGGGAGTTCACGTGCAACTTCCCGGTCAAGCTGGACGACGGCAGCCTGCGCATCTTCACCGGCTACCGCGTGCAGCACAACATCAATCGCGGGCCCGCCAAGGGCGGCATCCGCTACCACCCCGACGTCTCCCTCAACGAGGTCAAGGCGCTGGCGATGTGGATGACCTGGAAATGCGCCACCGTCAACATCCCTTTCGGCGGCGCCAAGGGCGGCATCATCGTCAACCCGAAGGAGCTGTCGCTCAACGAGCTCGAGCACATGACCCGCCGGTTCGCGACCGAGATCTCGATCCTCATCGGCAGCGACCGCGACATCCCGGCGCCCGACGTCAACACCGACGGCCAGACGATGGCGTGGATCATGGACACGCTCTCCATGCACCTCGGCTACTCGGTCCCGGCCTCGGTGACCGGCAAGCCGATCGAGGTCGGCGGCTCCCTCGGCCGGATCGAAGCGACCGGGCGAGGTGTGACCATCTGCGCGGCGGCGGCGCTCGATCATCTGGGCAGGCATCCGCACCAGACACGGGTCGCGGTGCAGGGGTTCGGCAACGTGGGCAGCGTCAGCGCCAAGCTGCTCGAGGAGGCGGGCTGCACCGTGGTCGCGGTCTCGGAGGATTACGGAGGCATCTACAACCCGCTCGGCCTCTCCATCAAGCGGGTGCTCGAGTACCGAGCGCGCGAGAAGACTCTGAAGGGTTTTCCCGGCGCGCAGGAGATCGGCAACCAAGAGCTGCTCGGCGTCGATTGCGATCTTCTCGTGCCCGCCGCCATCGGCAACCAGCTCACGTCGCGCAACGCCCGCGACGTGAAGGCGAAGCTGATCGTCGAGGGCGCGAACGGCCCCACGACGCCGGAGGCGGATGCGATCTTCCGCGAGCGCGACATCTTCCTGGTGCCCGACATCCTCGCCAACGCGGGTGGGGTCACGGTCTCGTACTTTGAATGGGTGCAGGACCTGCAGTCCTTCTTCTGGTCGGAGCACGAGGTGAATCAGAAGCTGACGGCGATCCTGACGCGAGCGTTCGCCGAGGTCTTGAAGACGAAGCTCGAGCGCAAGCTGGACATGAGGATGGCCGCCTACGTGCAGGCGGTGTCTCGCGTCGCCGGCGCGACGCGCGAGCGAGGTTTGTACCCGTAG